The genomic window TATACTATTGTTGTATATactcaaaaatgtttttcataCATTACAAGCACATAATATCTATATAGATTGAAAATGCTGAAGTTAAAACGCCACTTTGATCTTTGTATCTCTAGGTTCACACACACCTATGTCCGTTCTTCGGACACCCAAACCCACCAGCACCATGTGCCTGTCCACTCCGACAAGCGTGGGGTAGTCTGGACGCACTCATTGGCCGTCTTAGAGCTGCTTTTGAAGAGAACGGTGGTTCACCAGAGACGAACCCTTTTGGTGCACGAGCCGTTCGACTCTACCTAAGGGAAGTACGTGACTCGCAGGCTAAAGCACGTGGGATCAGctatgaaaaaaagaagcgcAAGCGACCTCCTCCGCCACTACCACCGGCTCAGCCGGCGATTTCAAGTAGCCCTAATTAACATTAAGTCATGAGTAAGATGTTTCAATGAACTACgtttgtttacaaatttttatcaatGACGAACATGCACGAGTTCTTTTAAAGTCACATGCCCTTTCCTAAACTTTTATTTGGCAAACCTAAAGAATTCTTATGttgtattaaataaatttgtagTTCTTTCTGTTTGGCCTCACATAAGTATAgattagtatatatttttaatatatacatgtaacATGTTAGACAAGTCATAAGTTTTATCTTATAGACTAGTAAAAGCACTAAACTAATGgctttgttatttatttgcaAAATTGAAAGATGGCAAACTTATGATTATGTTGGTTCATTTATCGcatgtatttataaaacattatataatattacgTTTTCTCTAAGTGATTCAAGAGTTTATATTTAATACATTCTTGAATCATTTATCCAATTATTTCAAAGAACCTCTATCTCTATATATTGATCAAGTTAAACAAGTACTAATGTTTTGTAGGATActaaatttagggtttttctttgCTATTTACGGATCCCAATGCAAGACCGAATGTGAATTAGTTGTAATATagtatttagtttttttttttttttgttgtcttatACTACTTAAGATTATGATGTAAATTCTTCATAATTACcagccattttagcaaataaatcgtaaagttgaacttatttacaactcCATACCAttagcattaaaaaaaattccaaaataattcattttactttaaattcttaatttaaattgtcaattaCATTATCAAgcaaatttaatccaaacaaacttaaGATCAATCctttaaaattagcataaacgtatttgttaacaatattttaaaacaaagtttttgtttaaataaatattattcttactaaacgttttttgtttaaataaataaattctgtatttgaacttatttacaatttcATGCTACTGGCATTAATTATATaggaatgaaaatatttaattaaagatttaaattttctaaatccttgcttttagatttattatgtcattacctaaaagacaaaaactattaattttttaaatattattatttatattttaaactttttaaaatattactaatatttaaacttataaaaagtttaatatatcaaaaaatcttaacatcattatataatatatagagtttcaaaaaatctcaaatttttttcagtcatattttgtgattcgaaatttaaaaaatgaacatatattaaacaATTGGCGAAAAATGTGTGAGTTCAACGTCCCACAtcgattaaaatatttagagaatgatttataaacatatcataaataagatcaacattaacaaaataaatgagttttttttttgcgggacgggtttggcaggacgttacttaataacaattgtaaactataaaataaaaatattttataaatataaacaatttgcaaatttttatatatattaacttaaaaaaataaattgttccgcggtataccgcgggttacATTGAATATTATTGTAGTTCGATAAGACATGACAAAAGAAGATTTGCAGAATCAAATGGTTGTTCGTGTCTTTTCATGCTCTCTGTGTACGCCTTCCTTTGTAGCGTCTTAATTTGGTAGGGAATTGGCAAATCATTCAGTTTCTTGTCCTTGTTACCAAAaagtcttttctttctttgtttataaaaatatatgtattattgCTCCGGTAAATTCTTGATCTCATATATCTTAAAAGGTAAAACAGGTCAATCACTTTGATTTACTCTAAACAACAACTTGAACTCAATATTACCTTTTAATCTTGCTTAAAACCTTAATGTCaaattctcttttgatttttcgaCTAATTTGATACATTGATGTTATCTAATTACTAACTTAAGCG from Arabidopsis thaliana chromosome 3, partial sequence includes these protein-coding regions:
- the LSH4 gene encoding LIGHT-DEPENDENT SHORT HYPOCOTYLS-like protein (DUF640) (LIGHT SENSITIVE HYPOCOTYLS 4 (LSH4); CONTAINS InterPro DOMAIN/s: Protein of unknown function DUF640 (InterPro:IPR006936); BEST Arabidopsis thaliana protein match is: Protein of unknown function (DUF640) (TAIR:AT2G31160.1); Has 30201 Blast hits to 17322 proteins in 780 species: Archae - 12; Bacteria - 1396; Metazoa - 17338; Fungi - 3422; Plants - 5037; Viruses - 0; Other Eukaryotes - 2996 (source: NCBI BLink).), which produces MDHIIGFMGTTNMSHNTNLMIAAAATTTTTSSSSSSSSGGSGTNQLSRYENQKRRDWNTFGQYLRNHRPPLSLSRCSGAHVLEFLRYLDQFGKTKVHTHLCPFFGHPNPPAPCACPLRQAWGSLDALIGRLRAAFEENGGSPETNPFGARAVRLYLREVRDSQAKARGISYEKKKRKRPPPPLPPAQPAISSSPN